A genome region from Mastacembelus armatus chromosome 8, fMasArm1.2, whole genome shotgun sequence includes the following:
- the LOC113140926 gene encoding cell death-inducing p53-target protein 1-like, which yields MTASESDLKSISTELKHLSLKRQQLLERRKILCIFQELRNRAEFGQTEEAASNQYEIDNIDDKLTQLNKRSAGLQKSRNAILNVSDKKNSMKEVRFTSNDKSVPGDCTPGINVFYVEAPPTTPAPTVILDVESFPTCPCRTQCPECRQFIVTETFTTVSSVTWLVCIMTALIGCVAGCCLIPFCLDRFKSTTHRCPKCRTSIKTVKKL from the exons ATGACTGCTTCAGAAAGTGATCTGAAGTCAATATCCACAGAGCTGAAACATCTTTCACTCAAAAGGCAACAGCTTCTGGAAAGGAGAAAAATCCTGTGTATATTTCAGGAGTTGAGAAACCGTGCTGAGTTTGGACAAACAG AGGAGGCAGCCTCAAATCAGTACGAGATTGACAACATTGATGACAAACTGACACAACTGAATAAAAGGAGTGCTGGACTCCAAAAAAGTCGCAATGCCATCCTCAATGTCAGTGATAAGAAGAATAGCATGAAAG AGGTTAGGTTCACCTCCAATGATAAGTCTGTGCCTGGTGATTGTACTCCTGGCATCAACGTTTTCTATGTTGAGGCTCCTCCTACTACCCCTG CTCCTACAGTGATTCTGGACGTGGAAAGCTTTCCAACTTGTCCATGCAGGACCCAGTGTCCAGAGTGTCGGCAGTTCATCGTGACAGAGACTTTTACCACTGTCAGCAGCGTGACCTGGCTGGTGTGCATTATGACAGCTTTGATTGG GTGTGTGGCTGGTTGTTGCCTCATTCCCTTCTGCCTCGATAGGTTCAAATCTACCACGCACAGATGCCCAAAGTGTCGAACATCAATCAAAACTGTTAAAAAGCTCTGA